From Vulpes vulpes isolate BD-2025 chromosome 7, VulVul3, whole genome shotgun sequence, one genomic window encodes:
- the SMIM30 gene encoding small integral membrane protein 30, with translation MTSVSTQLFLVVISLLLVLPVVEAVEAGDAIALLLGVALSITGICACLGVYARKRNGQM, from the coding sequence ATGACCTCAGTTTCAACACAGTTGTTCTTGGTCGTCATTTCACTGCTTTTGGTGCTGCCGGTGGTTGAAGCAGTAGAAGCTGGAGATGCAATCGCTCTCCTGTTAGGTGTGGCTCTCAGCATTACAGGCATTTGTGCCTGTTTGGGCGTCTATGCACGAAAGAGGAATGGACAGATGTGA